The Salinirubellus salinus genome segment GGGGATCGGGCTTGCGCCTGTGGAACCCCTCGACGCCGGGGTCCCGGCCGCGGACGAACGCGAACGGTGGCAGGTCGTGGTGGTCGACGACCGTCCGGACCACGCCGTCGTAGTTGTTGCTGACCAAGCCGAGTTGGTGGCGCTCTGCGAGCCCAGAGAGCGTCGCCACGTCGGCATAGCGCGTCCTCACGCCGGCTTCGACACGCTCGGCGAACCAGCGCTCGCTGTGACGCTCGCGGGTGTCGTAGAACGCCACCGGATCGACGCCGACGGCCTCACAGGCCTCGACGAACGCGCGATCGTACTCGTAGCCGGCGAGTCCCGCCCGCTCGGCGTCGGTGACCGTGAGGTCGTACTCCTCGAGCGTTCGCGTCAGTCCCGCCTCGTACCCGGTGGTGTCGTTGGCGTGCCCTTCCAGCAACACGCCGTCCATATCGAACAGGACGACGCGGTCCTCGCTCGTCACCGTACCAGCGCCCTCGTGTACGCCGAGAGGCTCTCGGTCGCGACGACCACGCCGAGGATGACGAGTAGCACCGTCGCGACCGACTGCCACGCGAAGGCGTTGACCGCCCGAAACAGCTGGACGCCGATCCCGCCCGCGCCGACGAACCCGAGGACGGTCGAGTCGCGGATGTTGATATCCCACCGGTAGATCGAGAGCCCGACCAGCGCGGGTTTCACCTGCGGGAGGATGCCGTAGAGCAACACCTGGACCGAGGACGCCCCGGCCGCACGAACCGCTTCCACCTGGCCGAAGTCGATCTCCTCGATCTCCTCGCCCAGCAGCTTTCCGAGGAAGCCGATCGAGCGGAAGGCGATGGCGACCGCCCCCGCCAGCGGTCCCGACCCGAACAGCACGACGAAGAACAGCGCCCAGATGATGGTGTTGACCGACCGGCTCACGGTCACGACGAGCTTTCCGAGCCAGAACGTTGCGGCGTTCGGCGTCGTGTTCTCGGCAGCGAGCAGCGCCACCGGAATCGAGAGCACCAGCGCGCCGATGGTCCCCAGCGCGGCGATCTGGATCGTCTCGATCAGCGGCCCGACGATTCGAGTGGTGTACGCCACGTCCGGCGGGTACATCCGGACGAGGAGGTCGCCGACCTCTCGGGGGATCGTCTCCGGTCTGACGATACCGATATCCATGAACTGCCAGGACCCGACCACGGCGACGGCGGCGACCACCGTGAGGACGAAGCGGCCGAGTCGCCGCCGGCGGTCGAACCGTTCCCAGCGGCGCTCGTCGGTCGCCATCAGTTGTACCTCCGTCGGACGACTGCGCTCACGCCTTCAGCTACCAGCACGACCGCGATGATCGACAGCAGGATGGCCGTGACGTACTGGTAGTCGTACCGGTTGAACGCGGTCAGAAGGACCGACCCGATCCCACCCGCACCGACGATACCGATGATGGTCGACGTGCGGATGTTGATGTCCCACCGGTACACCGAGAGCCCGGCGAACCGCGGGATGATCTGCGGGACGACCCCGTACAACAGCGTCTGCACCGGCGACGCTCCGGAGGCACGCACCGCGTCGACCGACCCCATATCGATGTCTTCCAAGTCCTCGGCCAGCAGCTTCGAGAAGAAGCCGACCGTCTTGAACGTAATCGTGAGGATGCCCGCGAGCGGCCCGAACCCGATGGCCTTGACCGCGATGATGGCGACGATGATGGCGTTGAACGCCCGGGAGACCGATATGAATCCTCGGTTGATCGCGTACAGCGGCTTCGGGGACAGGTTCTCCGCGGCCATGAACGCGATCGGGACGCTGAGGACGATGCCGGTGAGCGTCGAGACCATCGCCATCGCGACGCTCTCGAGCATCTTCTCGAGAATCCGCTCGGTCTGTCGCGGGGTCGCCGACGGGGGGAGAAAATCGCCCACCAGGGAGACGGCGCTCCCGAGCCCCTGTGCGATCCGTCCTGGGTCGGCGCCGACCCCGAACCCAGACCACACGAAGAAGCCGAGAATCCCCGCGTAGACCGCCCACTTGAGCTCTCGACGCCGAAAGACGGTCGGGCGCTCCCAGGTGCGTTCGCCGGCCGCCACGTCAGCTCTCCCCCTTCAGCGATCGATCGGCCTCCGCGAGGACCCTCTCGTCTTCGTCCGTCTCGGCGGACGTGTCCGCCTTCCTGCCAGTGTTGTCGGGGATCTCCGCGCCACGGTACACCTGATCCAACCCTCGCTCGTCGAGTGCGGCCGGCGGCCCTTCGAAGACGAGCTCACCGTCGTGGAGGCCGACGATACGATCGGCGTGCTCGATCGCGAGGTCGACCTCGTGGATGTTGATCAGCACCGGCACCTCGCGCTCGGCGGCGATGTCGGTCAACAGCCGCATCACCGTGTTCGACGTCTCGGGGTCGAGACTCGACGTCGGCTCGTCGACCAGCAGAATCTTGGGCTGTTGGATCACGGCCCGCGCGATGCCGACCCGCTGGCGCTGGCCGCCGGAGAGTTCGTCGACGCGTTTGTTCTCCATGTCGCCGAGGCCGACCCGCTCGAGGATCTCGTAGGCCCGCTCGATGTCCTCCGCCGGGAACGACCGGCGGAACGCCTTCCAGGCCGATACGTACCCCAGCCGGCCCGTGAGGACGTTCTCCATCACGGTCAGCCGCTCGACCAGGTTGTACTCCTGAAATATCATCCCGATGTCCCGGCGGGCCGACCGAAGCGCGTCGTCACCGAGGGACGTCAACTCCGTGTCGTCGAGGTGGACCTCGCCGCCGGTGGGCTCGGTCAACCGGTTGATACACCGGATGAACGTGCTCTTGCCGGCCCCGCTGGGACCGATCATGGCGACGGTCTCGCTCCCCTCGACGGACGTCGTGACGCCTTTCAGCGCCTCGTCGCCCGTCGGGTAGGTCTTCTGCAGGTCGGTTACCCGGAGCATCTACGATCCCAGCGCGCTCTCGGTGTACTCGACGCCGTTGTAGCCCTGGATGATCATGATGTCCTTGAATACCGTCCGGTAGTCGATCGGAACGAACTGGTCGTAGCCGGTTCGCTCCTGGAAGGCCGTCCCGGCGAAGTCAGACTCGAGGTACGCACGCTCGATTCCCGCCTGGATTTCGGGTTTGAGATTGTACCGGTAGGCAACCGGTCCGTTCGGGAACGGTGCCGACGCCCAGACGACTTTGAAGTCGTCGAAGCTCAGATCGCTCTGTGCCTCGACGGTGTCGACCATACAGGTCGAACAGATGGGGCCGGCGTCGTAGTCGCCAGCCGCGATGCCGCGGGTCGTGTTGCCGTGGCCGCCCGAGAAGTTGACCTCGTAGTCCTCCTCGGCAGTCACATCGAAGTACTGGTCGAACAGAGCCGACGGAGCCTGGTGGCCGGAGTTCGACGCGGGCTCGGAGTGGCCGACTGTCACCTCGTCACGGGCGAAGTCCTCGACGCTCTGGATGTCGTCGGCGTCGGCGCGCGTGGTCGCGAACAGCCGGTACCCGAAGAGCTTGTCGGGCGTGAGGCCGGCCGCGAACGGGACCGCCCCAGCCAAGTTGACGGCGAAGGCCGTCGTCCCGGTCGAGAAGTTCGCGATGTGGGCCCGTTCCGAGCGCATCGCCTCGACCGACGCCGCGTAGCTGTTGACCTTGCTGAACTCGACGGGCTTGCCAGTCTCCTCCTCGATGCGGTCGAAGACGGCCTGGAAGTCCTCCTCGAACCGACCCTGGACGTCCTCGCTCGGGCTCTCGGTGAACACGAGGGTGTCGGGGTCGAGCAGTTCGTCCTCGTTGTCGGGCGTCTCCCGGACCGGCTCACCGTGGGGAACCTCGTCGACCTCGCGGTTGCGCATGTTCTCGAGGTCGACCGTCGACCCGCGCTGGTAGTCCGCGTCGACCAGCGCCGACGACAGGTAGTTGTTCTCCTCCCAGGCCGGACTCGCCGGTTCGAAACTGCCCGAGTCCGCGAGCATCGGGTCACCGCTGGAACCGCCAGAGCCGCCCGAGCCGCCGGAACTGCCCGCCCCCGAGTCCCCGGAACTCAAGTTCCCCATACACCCGGCGAGTCCGGCCGCCAGTGCGGCCGCGGAACCCTTCAGAAACACACGCCGTCTGTTATCGCGTCCGTCGTCAGACATCACCTGAGTGGTAGGATTTCCACTTTAATATTCTGTCGAATATTATATATATTCGGCACAATATGTGTGTTTTACCGGATTTTTTCTCCGGTCCGTTGGTCACCCTCCTGTTGCCGGATTGTAGATATATAGGCATAGGCGCGGGTCGGGTGAGCCCTCTTCCCTATCGCAGCAAGCGGTTTCATCAAGGGCTTCCCTGCGTTGGGTATGGCCCGTCGCTCGCCCCTGGCTCGGCTCCGACAGCCGAACTACACCGGGGAGAACCGGTGTCTGCCCTGTACCGTCGTAAACCTCGTCCTCGTCGCCGTCGTGGCCGCCGCGGCCGGCCTGTTCGCACCCCTCGCCGGGCTCACCGTGGCGACGCTCGGGGCCGGGGCGGTCTGGCTGCGGGGGTACGTCGTCCCTGGGACCCCGGAGCTGACGAAACGATACCTCTCCTCGCGGGTGCTCGCGTGGTTCGGCAAGGCCCCGACGACCCCCACCGAGCCGCCCGAGGGCGACCCGGTCGAGAAGCTGGTCGCCCTCGGCGTGCTCGAGGACGACGAGACAGCCCTCGCCCCTGCGTTCGAGCGTCGGTGGCACGACACGTCCGCCGGAATCGCCGCGGACCCCGACCAGCTCCGGGCGACCGCCGGCGCAGTGCTCTCGGTCGACGCCGACGCGGTCGCCGTCGACCGCTCATCGGGGGGCGGCGTGACGCTCACCGTCAACGACGGGTGGACCGGCAGTTGGCCCTCCCGCGGGGCGCTAGCAGCCGACCTGGCGACCGAACGGCTCCTCGCCGACCGTGGGTTCGCCGAACTGGACCGGCTCGATAGAACCGACCTCGCCGCCCGGGTTCGGGGGCTGACTGAGCGCTGTCCAGTCTGTGACTCGCCTACCGACGTCACCGACGACACCGTGGAGTCCTGCTGTGGGTCGGCCGAGGTCGTCGCCGTCGCGTGTACGGGCTGTGGTACCCGGATGGCCGAGTTTGACCCCTCGCCGGCGGTGTTCGCCCCCGGGTCGTGAACAGAGCGGCGCGAAGCGGAGAGTACCGAGCGGTGGGGCGTCTCACATTCCCACCGGGTTTGCGAGGGATCGAGACTGTTGTCGGAAGCCCCATCGAGTCCGTCTGCGAGACTAGTCGTCGCGCCCTGGGACACCGCGCTGCCGTACGGTTCCCGCCGTGTGGCCAGACCAGTAAGTGCCCAAGATGCGCCATCCATGCAGCACGCTCGCAGGAACCTGCTCAGATTCTGGCAGTAACAGCGTGCGAGATAGAGAGGGTGTGTGCAGCACGGAGATGCTGTTCCCGTAATCTGACTGACACCGCGAGTGCAACGAAACCGTACAGACAATCAGTTCACGCTCTTCGACAACTCAGCCCCTGCTTTGAACTTCACATCGGCTGACGCACGCCCGGCGTTCACCAGATGCAGGGTCGGTACGTCCACCACGACGTGCGACAGCAGGACGCTGCCCACGTCCTCGCTTGTACGGCCGGGGCGCTTCCGAAGTAGTGCGTCAACCCCCTCGCGCCCACCCTCCGAGAGCATGTACCCGATGAACGTATGGAACGGAGCGGAGTATATCCGCGTCCCTTGACTGGCACGGGCATTCAATTGCTGTCTCGCCATCACATCCGCGAACCCGTCACCATCCGAATCCAGATCGTCGAGGTCAACGCCGACGATTTGTGCCGCGCTCTCCATCGTCAAGACGGTCACTGAACCCGTGTAGAGCGCCCCATCGTCGATCACCCAGCCGCCGCTATGGACGAGTTGGCCATCGCTCACTCCCCTGCTCACGTACAGCAACGCTGGGAACGGGTGTGGACATCCCTGCGGTTGCACCATCACCTGCGAGACCAGCAGTCGCCCCTGCGATCCGATTACCACCGGCACTCCGCCCCCACGTTCCCACTCGTCAAGCCTGTCTAATTCAGACGCCTCTCCCTCAGGCGGGACACCCAGTATCGGCGCTCCACCCTCTGCCTGCGGTGGGTTGTTCACGACCACGACCGTTCCGTCACTCCCACGGGCCGAGCGAAGCCCACCGACCGTCGCCGTCGGCCCCGATACCGCAGCCGACAGGTGCGGTGCCCCACACACGTCACCCGGGCGGGTGGCTTCGTCCGTATCGTCGCAGTCACCCGTCTCGTCTCCCGCCGCGGTCTCCGCGTTCCCCCACGCATAGACGTTGCCGTCGCCGGCAGTTCGACCCGTCATGTAGTCGATGAACCGCTGTGGGGTCGCCTCGTCTCTGAGACGCCCGTTCCCACCCGGCACCTCCGCGTCGGGGATGCACACGGTGAACCGCTCACCTGAGGTCGTTTCGCCATCCAGATAGCGGAACAACGCTGCCTGCTCTTCGGCACTGAACAACCCCGATGGGTCAAACCCGACTGGTGGAAGCAGGTAGTCTCCGACGATGATGTCGTCCCCGCCCGCACCGCTGAGACCGAACGCTCCCCATTGGCCGTCCTGAGCGTACTCCTGTGCCCGGCGAACGTCTGCCTCCCTGTCCGCGACGTTCGCCAGTGCCGCGACACAGGACTCCTCGGAGCAGCGTTCCAACTCGGCCCGCATCTCTGCCAGCACCGATTCCATCTCGTCTAACGCAGCGGTAATCTCCTTCTCAGTCTCCGGGTTTCGACCCGTTCGCGCACTTCGCTTCGAAATCGCCGTGATAGCCGTCGTCGTCGCCGCTTCGAGCTGTGCATCGAGCTGCGAGACACGCCGGAACGTCTCGTCGTCCTCGTCGATATCGTCGTCGAACAAGTCACTCGGCCGCGCAATACTCCGATTACTCCGGGGCGTGTTGTAGTCCTCACCGCGAACGTCGTCGTCGACGCCATCGGCATCTGAATCTCCATCGGGAGCCCGGATTGTCGACTTGTTACTCCGGGAGTTGTTGTAGTTCGCAGCGACGAGCGCGGTCGAGGTGACCCATCCCTCCAGTTCGACCTCGCTGGACAGTATTCCCGAGCCAGCCTCCAGTGTCGGGGTCAGCCGGCTCGTGTGTGGTTCGTCCGTCGTAGCCGAAACCCCGACTTCAGTCTCGTCGTCGTTCCAGTTATCGCCTGCTCCTGCGAACACCGCAGCGGGTGTCGCCGTCGTGTTCGTGACCGACGAGGCGACCCGATTCAAACACCCACTCAGCGCGCCGATTGCGACGGCACCGCTCGCTGTGAGTAGCGCCCGCCGACTCATGGTAGCACGTCGCACGCTGTCTGCGTGACTATCCCGTCTCCGTGGACTCATAATCGAACAGTAGAGGTAACACGTTAATATAAACCTGTTTATATTTACGGTATTCATATGAATTAGTGGTTGGCTGATTCGCGCTATGTATTCAGCAGCCGGTGGAGAGCGTGGCTGAATGCTGTCGGGAGCGTCGTGCGAGATAGAGAGGGTGTACACAGATAGCAACCCGCTGAGATTGCTCCAGTAAGACGAGCGTAATACCAGCGTATGGCTGAAGCAACTACGGGGGCAAACGGTGATGGCGAGATTGTCACGGTGAATTTCAGAGTCACACAGTCGTTTCTCGACGAGATAGACAGCACACGGCAGGGACGTGGGTTCAACAGCCGAAGCGAATTCATCCGCTACACCCTCCGAAACGCGACCGAATTCCCGGCTTTCGACCGCGATGAACTCATCGCTCTCCTCCAAGCAGAGGAGGATATCCGTGAAGGACGGACGGTGAGTGCCGACGAAGCCCGCGAGCAGTTCGGAACGGACAGGGATGAGTGAGGGGGACTGGACGTGGGAACTAACCCGTCATTGCGAGATGGGATCACCATCTGGGTCGACCACGGGTATGAATCTCGGACCATTGTCGATTAGGTCGTTCGGCACCATCTACCCGGTTATGGCAATCGTCGCAGAAATTCTACTCGCCGACCCCTCGTTGCCCCTGGTCGGCCTCGCGCAAGCGCTTCCGAGTCGTGAGATTTCGGTCGCCAACGCGGTTCGACTCGAAGACGGTCAGCATCTCGTTACTATCAGTGTCGATGATGAGTCGAAAGACGTCTTCGAGCGAGAACTGGACGCACAATCCGAGATCGTTCACGTCGAGACGATCGGAAAGACGACAGACGGGTGGTTCTACCAGGTGACTATCGACGGGGGATCTGAACTGTTCGATTCTCACGACCCGGCGGAAGTCGAGGGGACGCTGATCGAGGCCGCAATGACCGGCGAGGGACTGCGGGAACTGAAGGTGTTCTCGGACTACGAAGCGTTCAGTACGCTTCGAGACAGATGTAAGGTACACGGGATTCCGTTCGAACTGTTAAACATCGCGTCGGACCCCGAAAATCCTGGCGAGCGCGACCAGTTCGGACTCACGGACAAGCAGTACCGAGCACTTTCTATCGCACTTGATGGAGGGTATTATGACTCCCCGCGGGACATGTCGACCAAGGACCTCGCTGCAGAACTGGGCATCAGTGCCCCAGCCGCGTCAGACCTCCTCCGCCGTGCAGAACGGCAACTCATCAGTCAGACGCTCGGTCCGGAACAGTACTTAAACACACTTACTGATTAGTATCACTTTCTCCTCTCTGCTGGGCGTCTGTTACGGTGATGACGAACACTACGAACCGCGTTGCCATCATCACAGGCGCATCGTCTGGAATCGGCAAAGTGACGGCCGAAACCCTCGCCAAAGACGGACTCACAATCGTTCTCAGTGCCCGTCGCGCCGAGAAACTCGACGCACTCGCAGAGCGTATCGAATCGAATGGCGGCGATGCTCTCGTCGTTCCAGCGGATGTGACCGACGACGACGACCTCGTCTCGCTCGTCAAGACGGTCGAAGACGAGTTCGGGCGGATCGACGTACTCGTCAACGCTGCTGGGTTCGGTCTCTACGGCAGCGTCGAAGAGACGCTGATCGACGAGGCTCGCTACCAGTTCGACGTCAACGTGTTTGGCCTCGCCCGCCTCACCCAGCTCGTCATCCCCGTCATGCGCGAACAGCACAGTGGCACAATCATCAACATCAGTAGCATGGGCGGAAAGGTCTGGACGCCGATGGGTGCGTGGTATCACGCCACGAAACACGCGCTGGAGGGGTGGAGCGACTGTCTGCGCTACGAACTCGCACCCCATGGTATCGACGTTGTCGTCGTCGAACCCGGTGCTGTCAACACGGAATGGGGAGACATCATGGTGGACGGGTTACTCGAGCGCAGCGGGGACGGCCCCTACGCGGAGATGGCCCAGGACGTCGCTGACACGTCCCGTGAGAACAGTTCGGACGGGTCAGATCCCGAAGTCATCGCCACTGCAATCAGCAACGCCGTCCGTTCCGACGCTCCCAAGAACCGATATGTTGCAGGGAAATACGCCAGACCCATGATCGCCCTCCGGCGATTTGGCGGTGACCGCGTCTACGACCGTGTCGTCGACTACATGGTTTGAGAGAAAGGGGACACCGTGAGCGCTGTGACCGGTACGTACCCTGTATGCAGCAGCACCTAGACGACCTACCGAGGATCTGGCAGTAGTGGCGTGAGCGATAGCGAGTGTGTAGACAGCAGATATCCGGTCCACCAGTAAGTCCGGTAGCAAACTTTACCCAGTAGTATGTTCTACTCGACGGTATGACCACGTCGGTGAAGATGGACGACGATACGAAGTCCCGTCTTGAACGGTTACAGGCCGAGATTCGGCTACAGGCCGGGAGACGAGTGACGCAACAGGAGATTCTCGCACGACTCGTTGAGCATGCCATCGAGTCCAAGGCAGACCTCATCGA includes the following:
- a CDS encoding oxidoreductase — encoded protein: MTNTTNRVAIITGASSGIGKVTAETLAKDGLTIVLSARRAEKLDALAERIESNGGDALVVPADVTDDDDLVSLVKTVEDEFGRIDVLVNAAGFGLYGSVEETLIDEARYQFDVNVFGLARLTQLVIPVMREQHSGTIINISSMGGKVWTPMGAWYHATKHALEGWSDCLRYELAPHGIDVVVVEPGAVNTEWGDIMVDGLLERSGDGPYAEMAQDVADTSRENSSDGSDPEVIATAISNAVRSDAPKNRYVAGKYARPMIALRRFGGDRVYDRVVDYMV
- the phnE gene encoding phosphonate ABC transporter, permease protein PhnE, with protein sequence MATDERRWERFDRRRRLGRFVLTVVAAVAVVGSWQFMDIGIVRPETIPREVGDLLVRMYPPDVAYTTRIVGPLIETIQIAALGTIGALVLSIPVALLAAENTTPNAATFWLGKLVVTVSRSVNTIIWALFFVVLFGSGPLAGAVAIAFRSIGFLGKLLGEEIEEIDFGQVEAVRAAGASSVQVLLYGILPQVKPALVGLSIYRWDINIRDSTVLGFVGAGGIGVQLFRAVNAFAWQSVATVLLVILGVVVATESLSAYTRALVR
- the phnD gene encoding phosphate/phosphite/phosphonate ABC transporter substrate-binding protein — encoded protein: MLADSGSFEPASPAWEENNYLSSALVDADYQRGSTVDLENMRNREVDEVPHGEPVRETPDNEDELLDPDTLVFTESPSEDVQGRFEEDFQAVFDRIEEETGKPVEFSKVNSYAASVEAMRSERAHIANFSTGTTAFAVNLAGAVPFAAGLTPDKLFGYRLFATTRADADDIQSVEDFARDEVTVGHSEPASNSGHQAPSALFDQYFDVTAEEDYEVNFSGGHGNTTRGIAAGDYDAGPICSTCMVDTVEAQSDLSFDDFKVVWASAPFPNGPVAYRYNLKPEIQAGIERAYLESDFAGTAFQERTGYDQFVPIDYRTVFKDIMIIQGYNGVEYTESALGS
- the phnE gene encoding phosphonate ABC transporter, permease protein PhnE, giving the protein MAAGERTWERPTVFRRRELKWAVYAGILGFFVWSGFGVGADPGRIAQGLGSAVSLVGDFLPPSATPRQTERILEKMLESVAMAMVSTLTGIVLSVPIAFMAAENLSPKPLYAINRGFISVSRAFNAIIVAIIAVKAIGFGPLAGILTITFKTVGFFSKLLAEDLEDIDMGSVDAVRASGASPVQTLLYGVVPQIIPRFAGLSVYRWDINIRTSTIIGIVGAGGIGSVLLTAFNRYDYQYVTAILLSIIAVVLVAEGVSAVVRRRYN
- a CDS encoding helix-turn-helix domain-containing protein; the protein is MAIVAEILLADPSLPLVGLAQALPSREISVANAVRLEDGQHLVTISVDDESKDVFERELDAQSEIVHVETIGKTTDGWFYQVTIDGGSELFDSHDPAEVEGTLIEAAMTGEGLRELKVFSDYEAFSTLRDRCKVHGIPFELLNIASDPENPGERDQFGLTDKQYRALSIALDGGYYDSPRDMSTKDLAAELGISAPAASDLLRRAERQLISQTLGPEQYLNTLTD
- a CDS encoding ribbon-helix-helix domain-containing protein; protein product: MAEATTGANGDGEIVTVNFRVTQSFLDEIDSTRQGRGFNSRSEFIRYTLRNATEFPAFDRDELIALLQAEEDIREGRTVSADEAREQFGTDRDE
- the phnC gene encoding phosphonate ABC transporter ATP-binding protein, which translates into the protein MLRVTDLQKTYPTGDEALKGVTTSVEGSETVAMIGPSGAGKSTFIRCINRLTEPTGGEVHLDDTELTSLGDDALRSARRDIGMIFQEYNLVERLTVMENVLTGRLGYVSAWKAFRRSFPAEDIERAYEILERVGLGDMENKRVDELSGGQRQRVGIARAVIQQPKILLVDEPTSSLDPETSNTVMRLLTDIAAEREVPVLINIHEVDLAIEHADRIVGLHDGELVFEGPPAALDERGLDQVYRGAEIPDNTGRKADTSAETDEDERVLAEADRSLKGES
- a CDS encoding HAD family hydrolase, translating into MTSEDRVVLFDMDGVLLEGHANDTTGYEAGLTRTLEEYDLTVTDAERAGLAGYEYDRAFVEACEAVGVDPVAFYDTRERHSERWFAERVEAGVRTRYADVATLSGLAERHQLGLVSNNYDGVVRTVVDHHDLPPFAFVRGRDPGVEGFHRRKPDPHYLKAAVAALGADHGLYVGDRETDLLAAERAGLDGVLLRREHNADIDPAVDPAAELDSLADLETLLGG